The Fusarium keratoplasticum isolate Fu6.1 chromosome 4, whole genome shotgun sequence genome contains the following window.
TTTAGCAGCCACCGGGTCCCAACCACCCTTGCGATAATGGCACCTGAAGATGACACCTtgatccatcatctcgacggCACGGGGACAAGGCCAGGAATCAAAATCAGTTCATGCTCGGGGGTTTGCTAAAGAGGAGCAGGCGGCATTTTTCAATGTTACAAACTGACTTCCTTTGTCCCGTCCctgtcctcctccttcaaggCTGTCTGCCTACCTCCAGAAGATCGTCCTTTCTTCATTTCTCTCCCCCCCGCCGCTGCAGCGCACGTGTACATGCATATCCGTAGTGCGCCCACAGCTTCAGGCAACCACTCGCACTCGGCCTCCAATATTCTCCACTCTCATTCAACAATCCTTGCTGATCCCTGGTCGAAACACCGCCTggcgccatcaccaagactgACTCTGACCCCTCGATCCTCATGAAACAACCCAACGGTACGGAGTGTGGCATCTACAAATTGCAGGGATTCATGCCAGTGCAGTGCAGCGTGTGcgtgcttgcttgcttgattAATTCATTCTGCGACCCTACagcgaaaaaaaaaaaaatccgacatgatggatgcatctgcctcttcttctggccaTAAAGACGATGCTGGCAATGGCTTTTCACTTCCGCCTTCCCTGGACCACGCCAGGATCACCACTCTACCTCAGACGGCGTATTACATCCCAGACTTCATaagcgaggaagaggagcgaATGATTTTGGATAAAGTGTGTGGATTAGCCTGGACGACATTCATGCCTCATAGCTGAACGATACCCCTTAGATCTCGAGTGCCCCCAAGCCGAGGTGGAAGCAGCTCACCAAACGTCGTCTTCAGACGTGGCCCTCGGATCTCGTCAACAACAAGCTTCTCGACGCTCCGCTACCTCCTTGGCTCGAGACTCCCGTGGTCTCTCGCTTGCTGTCACTTCCGACTCAGGATTCCGAACTTGGACACATCTTTGCCCAGAGTCCTCATAAGAAGCCCAACCATGTTCTCATCAACGAATATCCACCTGGTATTGGCATTATGCCGCATAAGTTGAGTACACGAAAATCCGTGGTCCCGTTGCTACGGTATGCTCATCTTGCGTAGGATGGATCCGCGTATTGGCCTGTCGTTTGTACGGTGAGCCTTGGTGCCAGCCTGTGCTTGAACCTGTACCGCAGCAAGGAGGACGGTGCCCTTGATCCTGAGCCTGCGTGGAGGATCCTGCAAGAACCTCGTAGCCTTCTCATCACGACTGATCAGCTGTATACCGACTACCTCCACGGTATTGCCGACATTGAGGAGGACACCGACCTCACTGCAGACACCGTCGCCAACTGGGACCTCCTCCGCGACGCCGATGCCTATGCCAGTGGTCGGAACATCCGCCAGACCCGTACGAGTCTGACGTACCGAGACGTTCTTCAGGTCTCCAGGGTTGCGAACAAGCTCGGCATGTTCCTCAAGCGATGAACGACGTGGGCGCTCAAGTGAGCCTAGAATACGAGAGGGATCATTGTCCACCTCTTGGCCACCTTGTCTGCTCCAAACTTGTTGGCCATCCACTTCCTCGTGCCGTGAGCTGTGGCGCCCAGGTTCACAGCCACGAACAAGAGTCCGCATAGGACCGTTttgttgaggagctggcCTGGGGGCGCGGCAATCCAGGCAATGGCGACGTACAAAAGGCATTCGCAGGTGTAGTGTGGGCAGACCAGGTATTCAAACCACCCTTCGCTTGGAAGCGTGTACTTTTTGAGGCTTGCCAAATACCTATGGCATTGGTTCTGCTTGAGGCATGCCACAACGTACAGGGCCAGGGCTGACGGAACCTTTCGCGGGACTTGGATGGGTTGGTTGGGCGAGTCCCAGGATGCGAGAATTGCGCCTACGTCTTGTCAGTTTCGAAAAGCGAGTTTTTGCATATTGGTGACATACTGGAGCCCTCGATCCAGACAGCGACGCTCATTGCGGTGTAGTATCCAAGCCCGAGCGCCCAGTGAACAAACCACATGGGCGAGGATCCCGGCTTTGACACGCATAAACTCTCATAAAGCCGTCTCGAGCCCTGCAATGCCATGAATAACCAGGCCACGAATACCTGTTCCAGACTCATCGATGACTCTTGAGGTCTGTCTTGCAGGGTCGCAATCGTCCTCATGACTGTGCCCCTCTGAATATACTGCCATGCCCAGAAAGCAGAAAAAGACACAGATATGATGTAAAAGTGCAGAAACCACGAGTGAGGCACCTGTCCGTAGTTTGTCAAGGTCTTCAAGAATGACCTGACAGCTTTAAAACTCTGCTTCGATGTTTCCGGCTTTCCGCTTGCTGGATTTGCATCCTTGGGTCGTCGAGGGCCGTAGTCCATGAGAGCGCTGCGGACATCCTGCGGGAGTGCCTGTATGAAGAGAATGAGGCCGGCCGAGAGGACGAAGAAGCTTTGACACCATTGCGCCGGCGTCAAGGACGACGCGATGTCGATTGACCTCTGTACCAGGTCCATATTTAGCTGCGTATGCTGAATTGGTGGTGCTATATGGAAAGAAAGGAGTTGGCCAATTGAGGAAGTGAGGGAACATGTGCTTAAACTGCCGAGGCGTCGCGCTGTTCTCTTGTCGTACAGTGTCAATTACGCGTCTTTATGCTTGTGGACCAACGCCTGCACTGTACTGGCACGACACATCACCAGCTTCTACTTCTACTTCTACGACATCTACAGCCAAATCGTAATTCTCCGTCGGTGTTTATCTAGTATCGCAGTTCAATGTAATCTGCTGATGAGAGAGATGAATTCATTGTCAGCGCGGCATGACTCCGTAATTAGAGTCACAATCTGGCCATGTCGTCAACAACCTACCCAAATGAGAGTTTCATACAGCCACCATAATCAACCCATCTTATGATACCATGAGCTGATAGAGAAGCAAAGGTACACAAACCATGGAATTATCAGACTCGAACTTCTCGCCGTGCTAATAGCTGAGTGTGGAATTGGCTCTTCGCGGCAAGACGACTCTACTTACCCTATACGCCCATATCGACGAAGATGACCTTATGTTCAGGGATCAAATAGTTGTCACAACCCTTGGCCTCCAACAGGACAAACAAGTAGAAACTTGATGATTCGAATCTTTGTACGACGTGGTTGGGTTGGGCGTGTGTAGTATCAAGCGCATGATACTCCTGGTGATACACTGAGAGCTTGGCATGTGGATGATAGACAGTCGCTGAGAGAAAGATCGGTGGACATCAACGAAGAatgacgagaagagagaagaatgAGAGTGGCGCCGCGTCTAATGACTCAATTACGATATATCCGTGCTGTAATTCGATCACGCCTCATGTGTGTGCGGCCTGGTCTCTCGGACTCAGGGGCTGACGGAACATGTGAACTTGGACTCTCAACCTAGTCATCTTCTCTCATGTAGCTATCTATAGAAGAACAAGTTCAAGCTATCAGAGTCGTAAGAATAAGAATCAGAGCCAGTCACAGTCACGATAGTCAAGTATAGCCAGAGTGATAAACCAATGCAGCCTCTATTGTAGCGAATGACAGTCTAAACAAGCAATTCTAACCCAAACGAGTGTGTGTCTAGCAAGTCCATGCAATGCAACCCAATCTAGAAACAAAAGACAATCAAAAaaaccagaccagacccATTGAAACCGTTCTATCCCATGCCCAAGCCGGAACCCCATGCACCTCTCCCTTTTATCGATCGATACCCAAGTAGGTACTGTAGGTAGACAGGTAGCTTAAGATCAGCTGTAGGCAGCTTAAGCACCGGTACCCCACTTCTGGCAGCGCGAGGCAGCGTTGACCTGGGCGTTCTCGCCGAGGCAGTCCTGGTACTGGACGTAACACTTGGTCTGGGCAGACTGCCAGCCGTCGTTGCCAAAGATGTTGAACCAGCGAGGCTCGATGCCCGACTTCTCGAGGGCGCGGCGGTGGAAGTGGGAGTGGCCACGCTTGTAGTTACCgccgttgagcttcttgcagcTCTGCACGTAGACGTTGTTGCACTGGTCGTACTGGGTCTTGCAGGCGTCGGCGCAGGCGTTGCTCTGCTGGTTGCGCTGGTAAGACTTGCACGAGCGGGAGTCATCATCGGTGTAGAGCTTGAAGGGCTTCTGGGTGAAGTCACCCTTCAGATCGTTGCAACCGACGAGGGGAAGCTCAATGCCGGCAACGGGGTTACCAGGACCATAGCCGTAAGAGCGAGAAGAGGGCTGCTGGCAGATGTTGGT
Protein-coding sequences here:
- a CDS encoding Polyprenol reductase translates to MDLVQRSIDIASSLTPAQWCQSFFVLSAGLILFIQALPQDVRSALMDYGPRRPKDANPASGKPETSKQSFKAVRSFLKTLTNYGQVPHSWFLHFYIISVSFSAFWAWQYIQRGTVMRTIATLQDRPQESSMSLEQVFVAWLFMALQGSRRLYESLCVSKPGSSPMWFVHWALGLGYYTAMSVAVWIEGSSAILASWDSPNQPIQVPRKVPSALALYVVACLKQNQCHRYLASLKKYTLPSEGWFEYLVCPHYTCECLLYVAIAWIAAPPGQLLNKTVLCGLLFVAVNLGATAHGTRKWMANKFGADKVAKRWTMIPLVF